Proteins from a genomic interval of Collinsella sp. zg1085:
- a CDS encoding DUF4430 domain-containing protein, whose translation MDTSMMSNQRSESRTLQRSKSISAEPEQLKEDTRIYPGHVPISSTKQVRQLRAPAVLALVSLCLLLAAGVLALTGTESLSTNALFAGSHQGLAARVYKDDSASFDTHEQSVNQTQQEQALRADGGEQASLDEGQSAPSTQKSSSGATDDDNKLASVSTGTSANSTDNVGTGVSDSGTNSTSGAGSSSSTSSGSSATSGSANLANNTSTTTSNTITVTVRVSAAAAGGGTLASKSLTFERGATAYDALVGTGLSVNASYTAFGIYVAAIGGYAEGEHGSESGWKYAVNGSEPSYSSGAYELKDGDTLSWYYVLSA comes from the coding sequence GTGGATACTTCTATGATGAGTAATCAGAGGTCAGAATCTCGCACTTTGCAGAGGAGCAAATCTATTAGCGCTGAGCCAGAGCAACTAAAAGAGGATACCCGCATCTATCCAGGGCATGTACCTATCTCTTCAACAAAGCAGGTGCGTCAGCTGCGTGCTCCTGCTGTTTTAGCGCTGGTATCGCTCTGTTTGTTGCTAGCAGCGGGTGTTTTAGCGCTTACCGGCACGGAATCTTTGAGCACTAATGCTCTGTTTGCAGGCTCTCATCAGGGTTTGGCTGCTCGAGTGTACAAGGACGATAGTGCTTCTTTCGATACGCATGAGCAGTCTGTAAATCAGACACAACAAGAGCAGGCCTTAAGGGCCGATGGTGGTGAACAAGCTTCCCTTGATGAGGGACAGTCAGCGCCCTCGACACAGAAATCATCATCTGGAGCAACAGATGATGACAACAAGCTTGCCTCTGTCTCAACAGGTACAAGTGCAAACAGCACCGACAATGTTGGCACAGGCGTGTCAGATTCAGGAACAAACAGCACAAGCGGTGCAGGCTCATCTTCAAGTACTAGCTCGGGTTCAAGTGCCACCTCGGGTTCAGCCAACTTAGCAAACAACACGAGTACCACCACATCAAACACGATTACTGTCACTGTTCGGGTAAGCGCTGCTGCTGCGGGTGGCGGCACCCTTGCAAGTAAGAGTTTAACCTTTGAGCGTGGAGCAACTGCATACGATGCACTTGTTGGTACCGGACTTTCGGTTAATGCGTCATACACCGCGTTTGGCATTTATGTAGCTGCAATTGGTGGCTATGCAGAGGGCGAACATGGGAGCGAAAGCGGTTGGAAATATGCGGTGAATGGGTCTGAGCCGAGCTATTCATCAGGTGCCTATGAGCTTAAAGATGGAGATACACTAAGTTGGTACTACGTCTTGAGCGCATAA
- a CDS encoding fructose-1,6-bisphosphatase encodes MPEQDQKYLKLLAQQFPNKQAVFTEIINLQAILNLPKGTEHFMSDVHGEYEAFMHIQNNCSGVIKEHVELVLGKLLNPVEQAELCTLIYYPTEKLARVRDEQLDSPAWYRQSLDALITLARSLSSRYTRSKVRKAIPHEFTYIIDELLHTHPDEHDYRVQYHDRIIESILETGATDDFICSFAELIKRLAVDHLHLVGDIYDRGNGAARIMDALATRPGNLDIQWGNHDILWIGAAAGEAACILSVLRNNLKYHNYSILENDYGISLRHLMSFADCTYRSGERITPLMKAITVMLFKLEGQIIQRHPEWNMHNRMLLDKIDETRTTVTLSDKSTWPLISSDFPTIDLENPYELNKSEQSVVDKLVAEFQSGDHLQRHITHLLTHGSLYLVHNNNLLFHGCIPMNSDGTFSSMLCEDVMRSGRDYLDFCDDIIRRAYRVRDRVALDWIWYLWIGYKSPASGRLVKTFERSFIEDSSTWVEPMDSYFELTQHTWACDAIMKEFGVDAENGHIINGHTPVKTLTGESPIRAQGKLLVIDGGFCRSYHPKTGIAGYTLIYSSRGMRLKAHEAFKSVRAALDTNADIQSDTDFFAPVHARIMVSDTDTGVHIRSQIADLKRLLQAYRLGHISES; translated from the coding sequence ATGCCTGAGCAAGACCAAAAGTACCTAAAACTTCTCGCACAGCAATTTCCCAACAAACAAGCCGTGTTTACTGAGATAATCAATCTGCAAGCTATCCTCAATTTACCTAAGGGCACCGAGCATTTTATGAGTGATGTGCACGGCGAATACGAAGCCTTCATGCATATACAAAATAATTGCTCAGGTGTTATTAAAGAGCATGTTGAGCTTGTTTTGGGCAAACTTCTCAACCCAGTTGAACAGGCTGAGCTCTGCACGCTTATCTATTACCCAACTGAGAAACTTGCCCGCGTGCGCGATGAGCAACTTGACTCCCCTGCTTGGTATCGCCAGAGCCTTGACGCGCTTATCACCCTTGCGCGCTCACTTTCGAGCCGCTACACACGCTCAAAAGTGCGCAAAGCAATTCCTCATGAATTTACCTACATTATTGATGAGTTATTGCACACCCATCCTGATGAACATGATTATCGGGTGCAATATCATGACCGCATTATTGAGAGCATACTTGAAACCGGAGCTACCGACGATTTTATTTGTTCTTTTGCCGAGCTCATTAAGCGATTAGCAGTGGATCACTTACACCTTGTTGGCGATATATACGACCGCGGTAATGGCGCAGCGCGCATTATGGATGCGCTTGCCACCCGGCCAGGTAATCTTGATATTCAATGGGGTAACCACGATATTTTGTGGATAGGAGCTGCCGCAGGTGAGGCTGCTTGTATCTTGAGTGTTTTGCGCAATAACCTCAAATATCATAATTACTCAATTCTTGAAAATGACTATGGTATCTCGCTCCGTCATCTCATGAGTTTTGCTGATTGTACCTATCGCAGTGGTGAACGCATTACACCACTTATGAAAGCAATTACAGTTATGCTCTTCAAACTTGAAGGACAGATTATTCAACGTCATCCCGAATGGAATATGCACAACCGTATGCTTCTTGATAAGATTGATGAAACCCGTACCACGGTAACACTGAGCGACAAAAGCACATGGCCGCTTATAAGCTCTGACTTCCCCACCATCGACCTAGAAAATCCCTATGAGCTCAATAAATCCGAGCAAAGTGTTGTTGATAAGTTGGTAGCTGAATTTCAATCGGGAGACCATTTACAGCGGCATATCACTCATCTTCTTACCCATGGGTCGCTATACCTCGTACATAACAATAATCTACTCTTCCATGGCTGTATCCCTATGAATAGTGATGGTACCTTTAGCTCTATGCTTTGCGAAGATGTTATGCGCTCCGGTCGAGATTATCTGGACTTTTGCGATGACATTATCCGACGAGCATACCGAGTTCGTGACCGCGTTGCGCTTGATTGGATTTGGTATTTATGGATTGGCTATAAGTCGCCTGCGAGTGGTCGCCTTGTAAAAACCTTTGAGCGGAGCTTTATTGAAGATAGCTCTACGTGGGTAGAGCCCATGGATTCCTATTTTGAACTCACGCAACATACATGGGCATGTGACGCCATTATGAAAGAATTTGGTGTTGACGCTGAAAATGGTCACATTATCAATGGTCACACGCCGGTTAAAACACTCACAGGAGAATCTCCTATCCGGGCACAAGGAAAACTCCTCGTAATAGATGGTGGTTTTTGTCGCTCCTACCATCCAAAAACAGGGATTGCTGGATATACCCTTATCTATAGCTCTCGCGGCATGCGCCTCAAAGCGCATGAAGCCTTTAAGAGTGTTCGCGCGGCACTTGATACCAACGCCGATATACAAAGCGATACTGACTTTTTTGCTCCTGTACATGCGCGTATTATGGTGAGTGACACCGATACCGGCGTGCACATTAGAAGCCAAATTGCTGACCTTAAACGTCTCTTGCAAGCCTATCGTTTAGGACATATCAGCGAATCATGA
- a CDS encoding fructose-specific PTS transporter subunit EIIC, translating into MADTYDVIAATGCPTGIAHTFMAKEALEKAAAERGLSIKVETHGQVGIENELSGAEIAGAKAVVVAADKDVQAERFAGKPLVNVGVSKALSVEAAGALIDRALAMEGNPELAAATQAQMESSSADKESLGHQLYRHLMNGVSHMLVFVVAGGVLTAVSFLWGITSFDSTAADYNPFAAMLKIIGGIAMGLMVPVLAAYIAESIGKRPALVPGFVAGMIAIQGLPVNVETGMIDAGGAGVGFGFLGGIVGGFLAGYVILLLEKAFAGLPDNLKGLKAIFLYPLCSTFIVGLIMLGISGPMAAINTAMVDFLRSLSESGAIVLGLAIGCMCAFDMGGPVNKAAYVTGTVMLGQGLAAGVGTPEYMFGTNFMAAVSAACIVPPLVTTFAVVVGKKYFSQEDHDAGIVNLILGFTHITEGAIPFMTKNIWPVMPIMMISSSIASILTIILNVHVPAPHGGFLVLPVVDGGLMWVLAILAGTVVGGVLFVLFKRHEAAKTTPELTEASSAHEPVGSATTPTVEATGVEAAKVAAEPAVSEPEETFVANFVKPELVFVGKDFQSRDEALSFISEQAVAAGCAGDVESLKAAFLKREQEGTTGMMDGFAIPHAKAVTVHEAAVIVVKDNAGIGEWDTMDQNPIQVAIALLIPELQAGTTHLKLLSKVAEALMDDGFREAIKSAEDAQVIADTINARLV; encoded by the coding sequence ATGGCAGATACCTATGACGTTATTGCGGCCACTGGCTGCCCAACGGGTATCGCACATACCTTTATGGCAAAGGAGGCGCTCGAAAAAGCTGCGGCTGAGCGTGGTCTTTCCATCAAGGTAGAAACGCACGGGCAAGTTGGCATCGAGAACGAGCTTTCCGGTGCTGAGATTGCTGGGGCAAAGGCGGTTGTCGTCGCAGCAGACAAAGATGTTCAGGCAGAGCGTTTTGCGGGTAAGCCCTTGGTTAATGTGGGCGTTTCAAAGGCGCTTTCAGTTGAGGCGGCAGGTGCGTTGATTGACCGCGCACTTGCAATGGAGGGCAACCCTGAGCTTGCCGCAGCCACGCAGGCTCAGATGGAGTCAAGCTCAGCTGACAAAGAATCGCTTGGTCATCAGCTGTATCGCCATCTTATGAATGGCGTTAGTCACATGCTGGTGTTTGTTGTTGCCGGTGGTGTCTTGACTGCGGTATCCTTCTTATGGGGTATTACAAGCTTTGATTCCACTGCTGCTGACTACAATCCTTTTGCTGCAATGCTCAAGATTATTGGCGGCATTGCCATGGGTCTTATGGTGCCCGTGCTTGCAGCCTATATCGCTGAGTCGATTGGCAAGCGTCCTGCGCTTGTACCAGGTTTTGTTGCCGGTATGATTGCAATTCAGGGTCTGCCGGTAAATGTAGAAACTGGCATGATTGATGCAGGTGGCGCTGGCGTTGGCTTTGGTTTCTTGGGTGGTATCGTTGGCGGTTTCTTGGCAGGATATGTCATTCTCCTGCTTGAAAAGGCTTTTGCTGGTCTACCTGATAACCTCAAGGGCTTAAAAGCAATTTTCTTGTATCCGCTGTGCTCGACCTTTATTGTTGGCCTCATCATGCTCGGCATTTCCGGTCCTATGGCTGCTATTAACACCGCCATGGTTGATTTCTTGCGGAGTCTCTCTGAGTCTGGCGCTATTGTGTTAGGTTTGGCGATTGGTTGCATGTGTGCTTTTGACATGGGAGGTCCAGTAAACAAGGCTGCTTATGTTACCGGTACCGTTATGCTTGGCCAGGGTTTAGCTGCAGGTGTGGGTACCCCTGAGTATATGTTTGGAACCAACTTCATGGCTGCAGTCTCTGCTGCTTGCATTGTTCCTCCGCTGGTTACCACGTTCGCGGTTGTCGTTGGCAAAAAATACTTTAGCCAAGAAGACCACGACGCCGGAATCGTAAACCTCATCTTGGGCTTTACGCACATTACTGAGGGTGCAATTCCGTTTATGACCAAGAATATTTGGCCGGTTATGCCTATCATGATGATTAGTTCATCAATTGCCTCTATTTTGACCATTATTCTGAACGTTCATGTTCCTGCTCCACACGGTGGTTTCTTGGTGCTTCCGGTAGTTGACGGTGGTCTTATGTGGGTGCTTGCTATTCTTGCTGGTACTGTTGTTGGCGGCGTGCTCTTTGTGCTCTTTAAGCGCCATGAAGCCGCTAAGACAACGCCTGAACTTACTGAGGCATCCAGCGCTCATGAGCCGGTCGGTTCAGCTACCACACCAACCGTAGAAGCTACTGGTGTTGAGGCAGCAAAAGTAGCAGCTGAGCCAGCAGTTTCTGAACCTGAAGAGACATTTGTCGCAAACTTTGTTAAACCAGAGCTTGTCTTTGTTGGCAAGGATTTTCAGAGCCGCGATGAAGCCTTAAGCTTTATCTCTGAGCAGGCAGTGGCTGCGGGGTGTGCTGGAGATGTTGAGTCGCTCAAGGCGGCATTTTTGAAGCGTGAACAAGAGGGTACAACCGGCATGATGGATGGTTTTGCTATTCCGCATGCAAAGGCCGTTACCGTGCACGAAGCTGCCGTAATTGTTGTTAAGGATAACGCGGGTATTGGTGAGTGGGATACCATGGACCAAAACCCCATTCAGGTTGCTATTGCCCTGTTGATTCCTGAGCTTCAAGCTGGTACCACCCATCTCAAGCTCCTCTCTAAGGTAGCTGAGGCTTTGATGGACGATGGCTTCCGCGAGGCAATTAAGAGTGCAGAAGATGCACAAGTCATTGCTGATACCATCAACGCCCGTCTGGTGTAG
- a CDS encoding HPr family phosphocarrier protein produces the protein MVSDKATLVNPQGLHMRPAGLFASTMGKYASDVTIVTPEKEVNGKSPMGLMAAGIPCGTEIEVRCDGPDEQEALVAAIELIKSGLGE, from the coding sequence ATGGTTTCGGATAAGGCAACTCTTGTTAATCCTCAAGGTTTACACATGCGTCCTGCTGGACTTTTTGCTTCTACTATGGGCAAATATGCAAGTGATGTAACCATCGTTACACCTGAGAAAGAGGTCAACGGCAAGAGCCCTATGGGTCTTATGGCCGCTGGTATTCCTTGTGGCACCGAAATTGAAGTTCGCTGCGATGGCCCGGATGAGCAGGAAGCACTTGTTGCTGCTATCGAGCTCATCAAGAGCGGTCTTGGTGAGTAG
- the ptsP gene encoding phosphoenolpyruvate--protein phosphotransferase, with product MYEGVNASEGIGIGTVMVAHDPDLSFEPHSVSDTVAEKTRYQEALAVFCEKTQAQADHMKTAVGEAEAEIMAGHIMLAQDPGMTDQIMGMIDNGTCAEQALVETSTMFENMFLSMDDEMFRLRAADISDIRTGILAELLGKEVTDLSVLPPNTVIAVHDLTPSMTATIDKEHVAGIVTETGGRTSHSAIIARALEIPAVLSISNICNCLRNGVTCIVDGTKGCVVADPDEATLAEYSERARAMAEEKAALEAFRGKESLTADGVKKIIACNIGSPDDVAGALEHDAEAIGLFRSEFLFMDAKELPSEEEQFQAYRKVATAMKGAPVIIRTLDVGGDKAIPYLNLQTEENPFMGYRAVRYCLDNSAEYKVQLRALLRASAYGDVKIMVPLVTCVEEIRAARALVEECKAELLAEGIKFNHDIEVGIMMETPAAANIADLLAQESDFFSIGTNDLTGYTMAADRGNDRVSYLYSWYYPAVLRSIKNIIESGVAAHIMVGMCGEAAADPLLIPLLVAWGMEEFSMSAPSILRARKTISQWTRAEAQELAERALALTTAEEVKALLMEAAR from the coding sequence ATGTACGAGGGAGTTAATGCGTCAGAAGGAATTGGTATTGGCACCGTTATGGTTGCTCATGACCCTGATCTTTCTTTTGAACCCCATTCCGTTTCAGATACCGTTGCAGAGAAAACGCGCTATCAAGAGGCACTGGCAGTTTTTTGTGAGAAAACCCAGGCTCAGGCTGATCACATGAAAACGGCTGTTGGTGAGGCTGAGGCCGAGATTATGGCCGGACATATCATGCTTGCGCAAGACCCCGGTATGACCGACCAAATCATGGGCATGATTGATAATGGCACCTGTGCTGAGCAAGCATTGGTTGAAACAAGCACCATGTTTGAAAACATGTTCTTGTCTATGGACGATGAAATGTTCCGTTTGCGTGCGGCAGATATTTCAGACATTCGTACCGGTATTTTGGCTGAGCTTTTAGGCAAAGAAGTTACCGACCTTTCTGTTTTGCCTCCCAATACGGTTATTGCTGTGCACGATCTTACGCCATCCATGACAGCAACAATTGATAAAGAGCACGTTGCAGGTATTGTTACCGAGACTGGTGGTCGCACTTCACACTCAGCCATTATTGCTCGTGCACTTGAGATTCCAGCAGTTTTGTCTATTTCTAATATTTGCAATTGCTTGCGCAATGGTGTGACTTGCATTGTTGATGGAACAAAGGGTTGTGTGGTGGCAGACCCTGATGAGGCAACGCTTGCTGAGTATTCTGAGCGTGCCCGTGCTATGGCAGAAGAAAAGGCTGCGCTTGAGGCATTTCGTGGCAAAGAGAGCTTAACCGCAGATGGTGTAAAAAAGATTATTGCGTGCAATATTGGAAGTCCTGACGATGTAGCAGGCGCGCTTGAGCATGATGCAGAGGCAATTGGACTGTTCCGTTCTGAGTTCTTGTTTATGGATGCAAAAGAATTGCCAAGTGAAGAGGAGCAGTTCCAGGCATATCGTAAGGTTGCAACTGCTATGAAGGGTGCACCGGTTATTATTCGTACCCTTGATGTGGGCGGCGATAAGGCTATTCCATATCTCAATTTGCAGACCGAAGAGAATCCCTTTATGGGCTATCGTGCGGTGCGTTACTGTCTTGATAACTCTGCTGAGTACAAGGTGCAACTACGGGCGTTGTTGCGTGCAAGTGCCTATGGTGACGTAAAGATTATGGTTCCGTTAGTAACTTGCGTTGAAGAGATTCGTGCTGCACGCGCTCTTGTAGAGGAGTGTAAGGCTGAGCTTTTGGCCGAAGGCATTAAGTTTAACCACGATATTGAGGTCGGCATCATGATGGAGACCCCAGCGGCGGCAAACATTGCCGATTTGCTGGCGCAAGAGTCTGATTTCTTCTCTATTGGCACCAATGACTTAACTGGCTATACCATGGCAGCAGATCGTGGTAATGACCGCGTAAGCTATTTGTATAGCTGGTATTATCCAGCGGTGCTGCGTTCTATTAAGAATATTATTGAGAGCGGTGTAGCAGCTCATATTATGGTTGGCATGTGCGGCGAAGCAGCAGCTGACCCCTTGCTTATTCCCTTGCTAGTAGCTTGGGGTATGGAGGAATTCTCTATGTCTGCACCGAGCATTTTGCGTGCTCGCAAGACCATTTCGCAGTGGACGCGCGCAGAAGCACAAGAGCTTGCTGAGCGTGCCCTCGCGCTCACTACTGCCGAGGAAGTAAAAGCACTCTTGATGGAAGCAGCTCGTTAG
- a CDS encoding 1-phosphofructokinase family hexose kinase — MFYTLTANPAVDMTTSCVAIEPDENVRTTGASYTANGKGLDVSYALKKFGIDSVALGFFAGFTGKFIVDETMNMGCLCRPVWIDGITRINCYINDGEHEYGFLNPGPQLTPQSEEELYRILDTAGDLDCLVVSGSLPPKASKDFLDKVMDHAQARGSEVVLDLSSTKLKELAHKKPLLIKPNHHEMAEIYGIKIDTDDDARRALKLAHESGVQNILLTMGSRGSAYFSNGEDIWYAKREFNIKLVSSVCAGDCTLAAFLHMWFKNRDNVEEALKLAMATGANVAESQGLGDFGHVDEYSKRVTVRKLPRE, encoded by the coding sequence ATGTTTTATACACTGACCGCCAACCCTGCGGTTGATATGACTACTTCATGTGTGGCAATTGAGCCTGATGAAAATGTACGTACAACAGGCGCAAGCTACACTGCAAACGGCAAAGGTCTTGACGTAAGTTATGCCCTTAAAAAGTTTGGTATCGACTCAGTTGCACTGGGCTTTTTTGCAGGCTTTACCGGAAAGTTTATCGTTGATGAAACCATGAACATGGGCTGCTTGTGCCGTCCAGTGTGGATTGATGGTATTACTCGTATTAACTGCTACATCAATGATGGCGAGCATGAGTATGGCTTCTTGAATCCAGGTCCGCAGTTAACGCCGCAAAGCGAGGAGGAGCTGTATCGCATTCTTGATACGGCTGGTGACCTTGATTGCTTGGTGGTGTCAGGTTCACTGCCTCCCAAGGCTTCAAAGGACTTTTTAGACAAGGTTATGGATCATGCTCAGGCACGTGGTTCTGAGGTTGTACTAGACCTGTCAAGCACAAAGCTCAAAGAGCTTGCCCATAAAAAGCCGCTCCTTATTAAGCCTAACCATCATGAGATGGCTGAGATTTACGGCATTAAGATTGACACCGATGATGATGCTCGTCGCGCACTTAAGCTAGCACACGAATCTGGTGTGCAAAATATCCTCCTCACTATGGGTAGCCGTGGTTCGGCATATTTCTCCAATGGCGAGGACATTTGGTACGCCAAGCGCGAATTTAATATCAAGCTGGTTTCTTCGGTGTGCGCAGGTGACTGCACCTTGGCTGCCTTCCTGCATATGTGGTTTAAGAACCGCGATAATGTGGAAGAGGCACTTAAACTTGCAATGGCAACTGGTGCAAATGTTGCAGAAAGCCAGGGTTTGGGTGACTTTGGACATGTTGATGAATACAGCAAGCGCGTCACCGTTCGCAAACTTCCACGTGAGTAG
- a CDS encoding 1-phosphofructokinase family hexose kinase — protein sequence MIYTLTANPAIDYNISSDGLYANTVNRTHNAVYSPNGKGLNVSFTLHHYQVPTTILGFFAGFTGQFIVSGAEAAGVPVKPVWTQGTTRVNVFLNAGPHTEYNMVNAGAAITPDDERSMLELIDSLDGLDCLVISGSLPPNTSEGFLLNVIRCVQAKGADFVLDISAQQLASLVTERPLLIKPNDDELRDIFGIEVSSNDEASVVQAMAELHARGVQNVLLTLGGDGAYFSNRNEIWFANRTFDVKLLSTVCAGDSSLAAFLSVWYTNQTAIEEALRLSMATGANVVECPGLGDFARVDEYKKGIEVRRVG from the coding sequence ATGATATATACACTTACCGCTAATCCAGCTATTGACTATAATATTTCTTCCGATGGCTTGTATGCCAATACGGTAAATCGCACCCACAATGCTGTGTATTCTCCCAATGGCAAAGGTCTTAACGTAAGCTTTACACTGCATCATTATCAGGTTCCTACTACCATTTTGGGCTTCTTTGCGGGTTTTACCGGACAGTTTATTGTTTCGGGTGCTGAGGCAGCCGGTGTGCCTGTTAAACCAGTCTGGACACAAGGCACAACACGCGTTAATGTCTTTCTTAATGCAGGTCCTCACACCGAGTACAACATGGTAAATGCTGGTGCAGCCATCACCCCAGATGATGAGCGGTCTATGCTTGAGCTTATCGATAGTTTAGATGGCCTTGATTGCTTGGTTATTTCTGGCTCCTTGCCACCAAATACCTCAGAGGGCTTCTTGCTAAATGTCATTAGGTGTGTTCAGGCTAAGGGTGCCGATTTTGTTCTCGATATTTCCGCTCAGCAGCTCGCTAGCTTAGTAACTGAGCGACCACTTTTGATTAAACCTAACGATGATGAGCTTCGTGATATTTTTGGTATTGAGGTGTCGAGCAACGATGAGGCATCAGTTGTACAGGCAATGGCAGAGCTTCATGCGCGGGGCGTACAAAATGTGTTGCTTACCTTAGGTGGTGATGGCGCGTACTTCTCAAACCGCAATGAGATTTGGTTTGCCAACCGCACCTTCGATGTCAAACTGCTTTCAACGGTTTGTGCTGGCGATTCGTCCTTAGCTGCATTTTTGAGCGTGTGGTATACCAATCAAACAGCAATTGAAGAAGCGCTGCGCCTATCAATGGCCACTGGTGCCAATGTGGTTGAGTGCCCAGGATTGGGGGACTTTGCCCGCGTTGACGAGTATAAAAAAGGTATTGAAGTGCGTCGTGTTGGGTAG
- the mscL gene encoding large conductance mechanosensitive channel protein MscL — MSEKKTVIQEFVEFISRGNVIDLAVGVIIGGAFTAVVTALVTNIIQPLIAFLTGSVGGVGGLTLNLNGNIVDFSAFISAIINFLLTALAVFFIVKTINAFHKMKEKGLALAGIAKKAADSEAAAAAPHCPYCKQEIAVDATRCPHCTSKLTGYNNPAEHSA, encoded by the coding sequence ATGTCTGAGAAGAAAACCGTTATTCAAGAGTTTGTTGAGTTTATAAGCCGTGGAAATGTCATTGATTTAGCAGTCGGCGTAATTATTGGAGGCGCCTTTACCGCAGTGGTAACAGCGCTTGTAACCAATATCATTCAACCCCTTATTGCCTTTTTAACCGGAAGTGTTGGTGGCGTTGGCGGGCTCACGCTTAATCTCAATGGCAATATTGTTGATTTCAGTGCATTTATTTCTGCCATCATTAATTTCTTGCTTACCGCGCTTGCTGTCTTTTTTATTGTGAAAACCATCAATGCTTTTCACAAGATGAAAGAAAAGGGTCTTGCTCTTGCAGGGATTGCTAAAAAAGCCGCAGACAGCGAGGCTGCTGCAGCTGCTCCTCATTGCCCATATTGCAAGCAAGAGATAGCAGTAGATGCCACGCGCTGTCCGCACTGCACCTCAAAACTTACCGGTTATAACAATCCTGCTGAGCACAGTGCCTAA